One stretch of Gadus chalcogrammus isolate NIFS_2021 chromosome 14, NIFS_Gcha_1.0, whole genome shotgun sequence DNA includes these proteins:
- the LOC130403941 gene encoding cysteine-rich secretory protein LCCL domain-containing 2-like, translated as MTSLRTLVSLLGLVLWAGGPSTGLFLPESPELRQLLSRYQEEETDQNSTGGDGGRARRAIRWSDREEILQMHNRLRGGVYPTASNMEYMVWDDDLERSATHWAGVCQWDHGPQDLLLSIGQNLAVHMGRYRSPAYHVQAWYDEVKDYTYPYAQECNPWCPDRCSGPMCTHYTQLVWATTTRVGCAVYTCPRMEVWGEVWENSVYLVCNYSPKGNWIGEAPYQHGRPCSQCPPSYGGGCKNNLCLKDTHTRTESEDMNEVEKSQRPSLPRPTTKPTPKPKPAAPKRPIARASSPKTNTYLAQIIKCETRLRDKCKGASCNRFKCPANCLNKKGNIWGTLFYDVLSSICRAAIHYGAIDNNGGLVDVTRMDKFPFFVKATKNRIESLSKYQPSNAFSVAKVEEMSVDCYTTVAEICPFKKSSSSCPRVFCPTNCKVQPSYWSPVIGNTIYSDSSSICKAAIHAGTMKAEGGYIDVLPLVRRKNYVGVLKNGVQSESKSNTEGGSFRTFAVRE; from the exons ATGACCAGCCTTCGGACTCTGGTCTCCCTCCTGGGCCTGGTGCTGTGGGCCGGGGGGCCGAGCACCGGCCTCTTCCTGCCTGAGTCCCCGGAGCTCCGGCAGCTTCTCAGCCGctaccaggaggaggagacggaccaGAACAGCACCGGCGGAGACGGAGGTCGGGCCCGCCGTGCCATCCGCTGGTCTGACCGAGAGGAGATCCTTCAGATGCACAACAggctgaggggaggagtctACCCCACCGCCTCCAACATGGAGTACATG GTGTGGGACGATGATTTGGAACGCTCAGCCACTCATTGGGccggtgtgtgtcagtgggacCATGGACCCCAGGACCTGCTCCTGTCTATTGGGCAGAATCTAGCTGTTCATATGGGCCG GTACCGCTCGCCAGCCTACCATGTCCAAGCCTGGTATGACGAGGTGAAAGACTACACCTATCCTTACGCCCAGGAATGCAACCCCTGGTGTCCGGACCGCTGCTCAGGGCCCATGTGCACCCATTACACACAG CTGGTCTGGGCGACCACTACCCGAGTTGGGTGCGCTGTGTACACGTGTCCGAGGATGGAAGTGTGGGGAGAAGTATGGGAGAATTCTGTTTACCTTGTTTGCAACTACTCCCCCAA AGGCAACTGGATAGGTGAGGCGCCATACCAGCACGGGCGTCCTTGCTCCCAATGCCCCCCCAGCTATGGAGGAGGCTGCAAGAATAACTTGTGCCTCAAAG acacacacactcgcacagagTCTGAGGATATGAATGAGGTGGAGAAGTCTCAGCGTCCTTCGCTCCCACGTCCCACCACAAAGCCAACTCCTAAACCCAAGCCAGCCGCCCCGAAGAGACCCATTGCCAGGGCTTCCAGCCCTAAGACTAACACTTACCTTG CTCAAATCATTAAGTGTGAAACCAGATTGCGGGATAAGTGCAAAGGAGCATCTTGCAACAG ATTCAAATGTCCTGCAAACTGTTTGAATAAGAAAGGAAATATTTGGGGTACTCTGTTTTACGATGTG CTATCAAGTATTTGCCGTGCCGCCATCCATTACGGTGCCATTGATAACAACGGGGGTTTGGTGGATGTTACCAGAATGGACAAGTTTCCCTTCTTTGTCAAGGCCACTAAAAACCGCATTGAATCCCTCAG CAAATATCAACCTAGCAATGCGTTTTCGGTTGCTAAAGTGGAAG AAATGTCTGTCGACTGTTATACGACAGTGGCCGAAATCTGTCCCTTCAAAAAGTCCTCATCCAGCTGTCCAAG AGTCTTCTGTCCAACAAACTGCAAGGTCCAGCCATCTTACTGGTCACCTGTTATTGGGAACACCATCTACAGTGAT AGCTCCAGTATATGCAAAGCTGCTATCCATGCAGGGACGATGAAAGCAGAAGGTGGTTATATAGATGTCCTGCCACTAGTGAGGAGGAAGAACTACGTTGGGGTCCTGAAAAATGGTGTTCAGTCCGAAAG taAAAGCAACACAGAAGGTGGCTCTTTCCGCACCTTTGCggtgagagagtga